DNA sequence from the Vicia villosa cultivar HV-30 ecotype Madison, WI linkage group LG3, Vvil1.0, whole genome shotgun sequence genome:
TTATCATAAGAGTAATCAAAATTACCTACATATGTATGTCGTTCGTCTTCCACAATCATGTTGTGCAATATGATGCAGGTATATATGGTATGCTTAAGGGTGTCCATGTGCCAGACACGTGCTGGGCCACGTAGAATTGCAAATCGAGATTGAAGCACTCCAAATGCCCGCTCCACATCTTTTATAGCTGATTCTTGATGTTGAGCaaataactttttcttttctccccGTGGCATTGAAATGGTCTTGACAAATGTAGGCCACTCAGGATATATACCATCTTCTAAATAATACCCCATATTATATGGTGCCCCATTGACTGTATATTGCACATTGGGAGCATGTCCTTCTAAAATATCGTTAAACACGTTGGATTGATTTATCACATTAATGTCATTGTTTGAACCTCCAATACCAAAAAAAGCATGCCAAATCCATAAGTCTTGTGATGCCACTGCTTCAAGCTTGATTGTGGGCTTACCATGATCACCTCGACAAAACTGTCCTTTCCATGCAATAGGACAATTTTTCCATTCCCAGTGCATACAATTAATGGAACCCAACATACCTGGAAAGCCACATGACTCTCCCATTTGTAAAAGATATTCAACATCAGTGTTATTAGGCTTTCTCAAATACTCAGCCCGAAATACAACATTCAATTGAAGGACCCATTTTACCAGTTGCATTGACCCTCATTTGGAAATATTCATCATGATTTCCAAGGGCATCTACAATTCTAAGAAATACATGCCTATGCATTCTGAACCTTCTTCGAAATTGAACATCTGTGTATACTGGATTTTTCGAGAAGTAGTCATTGAACAATCGATTATGCCCTTCTTCACGACCTCGATCTACCGTTGTTCTTCTCTTTGGCCTAGAGGAACTTACAGATTGAAGTTCATTCTGAAGCTGTTGTTCTTCATCACTGCCGTCCATAAATTCTTCTTCAACCAACTCCCAAAATTCCTGATCGTAATTATCTGAATTGTCTGAATCCATTTTAATAAAGAATGAGATAAGAATAAGATGAGAATGAGAAAACAATGACATAAGTGGTAGTATATATAATGGTTTGAATAACGACTAATTTTAATAACGATTAGTTTGAATAACGACtaatttgaataacggctagtttgaataacgactagtttgaataacggctaatttgaataacggctagtttgaataacgactagtttgaataacggctagtttgaataacgactagtttgaataacgactagtttgaatgacataatatttattataatttaaagtgGTACTAATGACCATGTTACATAGGTGTTGATAAATTAAAGTGGTACTAACGAACATTTTACATAAGTGATACTATCTACATTCCatattttttttcatcttattacaatatttttcatgaatattgtgagatattggatcgaactctagtattgtcgaagggtagcttcttggttcgacagtccgacagagttaagcatgaagtcgaagggttgctcacatgctggtgtcgaagtgtgcatgctgtagtcgaagatgggtcgagcatgcagatgtcgaagatgctagggttgttagcatgttaaattaggttttagtgtttaaaccctaatttgttaagttagcttgtttattaagttggcttgtgtaatgggccttgctgaaaaagcccattagttagtatgttaggttttattataaatagcatactagtctctca
Encoded proteins:
- the LOC131658422 gene encoding uncharacterized protein LOC131658422, which gives rise to MDSDNSDNYDQEFWELVEEEFMDGSDEEQQLQNELQSVSSSRPKRRTTVDRGREEGHNRLFNDYFSKNPVYTDVQFRRRFRMHRHVFLRIVDALGNHDEYFQMRVNATGMLGSINCMHWEWKNCPIAWKGQFCRGDHGKPTIKLEAVASQDLWIWHAFFGIGGSNNDINVINQSNVFNDILEGHAPNVQYTVNGAPYNMGYYLEDGIYPEWPTFVKTISMPRGEKKKLFAQHQESAIKDVERAFGVLQSRFAILRGPARVWHMDTLKHTIYTCIILHNMIVEDERHTYVGNFDYSYDNVDDNNSTTETFSGPHSNLATKLQRRASI